In Humulus lupulus chromosome 6, drHumLupu1.1, whole genome shotgun sequence, a single genomic region encodes these proteins:
- the LOC133785330 gene encoding uncharacterized protein LOC133785330: MIASRDRQKSYVDPKRRHIEFQVGHHVFLGVLPMKGIKRFGKKGMLSPRFVGPFEILERIGEVSYRLSMPLAFSGVHNIFHVSMLRKYVLDPSYILSYEALDMQPDLSYEEKPVKILDKKEKALRNKTIRLVKVLWKNGSTQDATWDLETDMREQYPELFR; this comes from the coding sequence ATGATCGCCTCACGGgatcgacaaaagagttatgttGATCCTAAGCGCAGGCACATTGAGTTCCAAGTAGGACATCATGTATTTCTAGGTGTTTTGCCTATGAAAGGAATTAAGAGATTTGGCAAGAAAGGAATGTTAAGTCCTCgatttgttggaccatttgaaaTTTTAGAGAGAATTGGGGAAGTTTCTTATAGGTTATCCATGCCTTTAGCTTTTTCAGGAGTGCACAAcatttttcatgtgtccatgttacgcaagtatgtttTAGACCCGTCTTACATTCTTAGTTATGAGGCATTAGATATGCAACCAGACCTATCATATGAAGAAAAGCCAGTAAAGATTCTTGATAAGAAGGAAAAAGCATTAAGAAATAAGACGATCAGGTTAGTCAAGGTTCTTTGGAAAAACGGTTCTACCCAAGACGCAACGTGGGACTTGGAAACCGATATGAGGGAACAATACCCagaattgttcaggtaa